The Electrophorus electricus isolate fEleEle1 chromosome 15, fEleEle1.pri, whole genome shotgun sequence genome segment actttttttcttttagataTTTTAGTGTTAGCTATCAAaatacaaagacagaatgtaaaaaaatacataaaaccagTTTTATCCTGatcatatttatttagctttaaaaacaagatttttcttcattttatttttatttttcatcattCTTAGAATTGAAATTAACCTTAGaaatctctccccccccccccttctgttCAATTCACATCACCACAGTGGGATACAGCAGGTCAGGAGAGATTTCGGACCATAACATCCAGCTATTACCGAGGTGCTCATGGGATTATCATTGTATATGATGTTACTGACCAGGTAATTACCAGTTTGTGACATGAAAGTGTTTTTAGGTAAAAACAGCTGAGATCATAAAGGTCTTTGTGTTTGCAGGAATCCTTCAACAATGTGAAGCAGTGGTTGGAGGAGATTGATCGCTATGCTTGTGAAAATGTCTCTAAATTGCTGGTGGGGAACAAAACTGATTTAACTTCAAAAAAGGTGGTGGACTTTACAACAGCAAAGGTATCTGATCAAAGTTGTGCTTTCACCAGACATACATTGTTTACAGTGCCTTCTCTAAAGGTTAAAGATAACAACAGAAATGTGAAGCGTGTCCTAATATCCTGTGTCTCATATGTTTCAGTTACATAGACTACTGAGTTTCTTActgaagcacatttaaaacagaggCTGTATCTGAAATTTCAAATTTGAGCATTTAAACTGGTAGATCTTTTGATGTTTGACATAACTAGAACCTTTGATTTTTACTTGTGTCCAGGAATTTGCAGAGACACTTAACGTCCCATTCCTGGAGACAAGTGCAAAGGATGCAAGCAATGTGGAGAAGGCATTTTTAACACTGGCTTCTGAAATCCAGAAGCGGCTTGGGGCAGACAGCATTCTGAATGAGACTGTTAAAATGGGATCCAAAATAAACAGTGCTCCCCTGTGGCCTGGAGGACAAAAGGCAAAAGGTGAGGAGGTCCGAACTTGCTGTTAGTGCTAACAAATTTGATATGGAGTAGGTTCAAGATAAAACTTTGTGAATTAAGATATTTCACAGTTTATAATGATGGTTATTTGTCATAGTATTTCATGCTTCCTGTCTGTTCATTTAGGTGATATGTTCTATTTGCCTTTCTTCTTTGCTAAATTTTGTTTAATAGGCCAGATAATAAGTAATGTTCCTTTTGTCTGCTAATGGTGTTTGTAATACAAGCCAAAACTGGAGCAAGTCAAAAGTTTTGCTAATATGATCAACATTTCTTGTTTGCACTTGTCAGTGTAAACAGATACACATTTACCATATTCTAATAACCtgggaattaaaaaaaaaatttaagaaaCAATTTTAACTGCCAGAACTGTTAGACACAGatcatttaatcatttcaaaatatttagAGCATATAACAATCATTAAAtgaacataactgtaaatatcaCACACATAGGACATGTAATTATAACACAGACTTTTCCCTCAgaacaatgatttttttttttccaaacaaagTCTTTGCAAGTATTTAATCTGTAATGAGCAAATTAGCCTTTTGTTAATCTCTGATATTTGTTgagtaaaataaattacattttttggatgctttatatttttgtatcaaATTTAATGTTAGCAAAAGGTGCTTGACCAAGCTtagaacacacagcacattagCAGAAGCAAAAGAGGATGCTCTGAGTATAAGTGAGCTATTCATGAACACATTTTCTGCAttgattttacatttcaaaGTCCTGGTCCTGTCTCATGACAGAAGATACAATCTCACATTCATTTCTCTACTGAACAAATGCAttaaacatatttgtttgtatacAATATTTGAACATTGAAGATTTCAGAAACAAATAGTCATCTGATGCTTGTTTTATTAGCTCTAATTCGTAAATTTGTCTATActtcataaaataataaattgaattcacattataaatatattgtttgctTTGTAATAGCCTACTAAAATTTATCTTCAGTACATGTAATGAAGTGCAAATCAATGAAAATAGTGCCCTCCCATGGACAAAGCTCTACCATGTTTGAAGTACAAGCTATTCAAGCgaaaacatgcatacaaatcAAATATGATAATATGATATAAAGTGCATCAGTCCTAATAGTATTGATGATCCACTGCAGTAATGTTCACATGAAGCAGCTTTGGTATCCTTCACACTtcatgcttgttttctttttaaaaatacttcaCAGTAATGAGTacatacagaagaaaaaaggaatattttactatttttaataGCTTCATATTGGAATAAATCTTTGTTTACTAGTGCAATGTAACTACATCTATAAATTACAATACAAAAGCAATTGCAATTTAAGAGCTAAGGTTTTTTATATCGAAGATATCCTTTTTCTCATAACCGGTATGTGAAGTAATTACATCACAGTGTAATGTTAAAACTATATTCTATGTCAGATATCCACCTTTAAAACTCTACTAAACTATTCTACAATGTTACAGTGCTAGCCCAAGCAATTGGAGAAGCAATGAGACTTACTTACTCTCAGACTCAGCTGGCCAGTCCTGCTGTGTCAGATCTGGCTGCAGACCCATTCACAGACTACAAATAATGATAATGACCGAAAGAGCAGTAAAGGTACTTCACAGTGAAGACTTCTTGCTGCGCAGTCTAGCCATGCTTCCCAGCTTTAGCT includes the following:
- the zgc:171927 gene encoding ras-related protein ORAB-1, yielding MNPEYDYLFKLLLIGDSGVGKSCLLLRFADDTYTESYISTIGVDFKIRTIDMDGKVVKLQIWDTAGQERFRTITSSYYRGAHGIIIVYDVTDQESFNNVKQWLEEIDRYACENVSKLLVGNKTDLTSKKVVDFTTAKEFAETLNVPFLETSAKDASNVEKAFLTLASEIQKRLGADSILNETVKMGSKINSAPLWPGGQKAKGEEVRTCC